The Enterobacter asburiae genome window below encodes:
- the sdhC gene encoding succinate dehydrogenase cytochrome b556 subunit has product MWALFMIRNVKKQRPVNLDLKTIRFPVTAIASILHRVSGVITFVAVGILLWLLGTSLSSPEGFLQASAIMNSFFVKFIMWGILTALAYHVVVGVRHMLMDFGYLEETFEAGKRSANISFVITVVLSLLAGVLVW; this is encoded by the coding sequence ATGTGGGCGTTATTCATGATAAGAAATGTGAAAAAACAAAGACCTGTCAATCTGGATCTCAAAACGATCCGGTTCCCTGTAACAGCAATAGCGTCCATTCTGCACCGTGTTTCTGGTGTGATTACGTTTGTGGCGGTCGGTATTTTACTGTGGTTACTGGGCACCAGCCTCTCTTCCCCTGAAGGATTCCTCCAGGCCTCTGCCATCATGAACAGCTTCTTCGTGAAATTCATCATGTGGGGCATTCTGACCGCGCTGGCGTACCACGTCGTTGTGGGTGTTCGCCATATGCTGATGGACTTTGGCTACCTGGAAGAGACTTTCGAAGCCGGGAAACGCTCCGCTAACATTTCATTTGTGATTACAGTCGTGCTCTCACTTCTCGCAGGAGTTCTCGTATGGTAA
- the sdhD gene encoding succinate dehydrogenase membrane anchor subunit → MVSNASALGRNGVHDFILVRATAIVLTLYIIYMIGFFATSGTPTWEIWSGFFGSAFTKVFTLLALFSILIHAWIGMWQVLTDYVKPLAIRLPLQLAIVVALVVYVIYGFVVVWGV, encoded by the coding sequence ATGGTAAGCAACGCCTCCGCATTAGGACGCAACGGCGTACATGACTTCATTCTGGTCCGTGCTACCGCCATCGTTCTCACTCTTTACATCATCTATATGATCGGTTTCTTCGCGACCAGCGGCACGCCGACGTGGGAAATCTGGAGTGGGTTCTTCGGATCCGCCTTCACCAAAGTGTTCACACTGCTGGCTCTGTTCTCCATCCTTATTCATGCGTGGATTGGCATGTGGCAGGTGTTGACCGATTACGTTAAACCGCTGGCGATTCGCCTCCCACTGCAGCTGGCCATTGTTGTTGCACTGGTGGTTTACGTTATTTATGGATTCGTTGTGGTGTGGGGTGTGTAA
- the sdhA gene encoding succinate dehydrogenase flavoprotein subunit yields the protein MKLPVREFDAVVIGAGGAGMRAALQISQSGQTCALLSKVFPTRSHTVSAQGGITVALGNSHEDNWEWHMYDTVKGSDYIGDQDAIEYMCKTGPEAILELDHMGLPFSRLENGTIYQRPFGGQSKNFGGEQAARTAAAADRTGHALLHTLYQQNLKNHTTIFSEWYALDLVKNADGAVVGCTALCIETGEVVYFKARATVLATGGAGRIYQSTTNAHINTGDGVGMAIRAGVPVQDMEMWQFHPTGIAGAGVLVTEGCRGEGGYLLNKHGERFMERYAPNAKDLAGRDVVARSIMIEIREGRGCDGPWGPHAKLKLDHLGKEVLESRLPGILELSRTFAHVDPVKEPIPVIPTCHYMMGGIPTKVTGQALTVNEQGEDVVIPGLFAVGEIACVSVHGANRLGGNSLLDLVVFGRAVGLHLQESIAEQGALRDATDDEIDASLERLNRWNGNRNGEDPVEIRKALQECMQHNFSVFREGDAMAKGLEQLKAIRERLKNARLDDTSSEFNTQRVECLELDNLMETAFATAMSANFRTESRGAHSRFDFPDRDDENWLCHSLYLPESESMTRRSVNMEPKLRPAFPPKIRTY from the coding sequence ATGAAACTGCCAGTCAGAGAATTTGATGCTGTTGTAATTGGTGCCGGTGGCGCAGGTATGCGTGCCGCACTGCAAATTTCCCAGAGCGGCCAGACCTGTGCGCTGCTCTCTAAAGTTTTCCCGACCCGTTCCCACACTGTGTCTGCGCAGGGCGGTATCACCGTTGCGCTGGGTAACTCCCATGAAGATAACTGGGAATGGCACATGTACGACACGGTAAAAGGTTCCGACTACATCGGCGACCAGGATGCCATCGAATATATGTGTAAAACCGGCCCGGAAGCGATTCTGGAGCTGGACCACATGGGTCTGCCGTTCTCCCGTCTGGAAAATGGCACTATCTATCAGCGTCCGTTTGGCGGCCAGTCGAAAAACTTCGGCGGCGAGCAGGCGGCACGCACCGCGGCGGCGGCTGACCGTACCGGTCACGCGCTGCTGCACACCCTGTACCAGCAGAACCTGAAAAACCACACCACCATCTTCTCCGAGTGGTACGCGCTGGATCTGGTGAAAAATGCCGATGGCGCAGTCGTCGGCTGTACCGCGCTGTGCATTGAAACCGGTGAAGTGGTTTACTTCAAAGCCCGCGCTACCGTGCTGGCTACCGGCGGCGCAGGCCGTATCTATCAGTCCACCACCAACGCCCACATCAACACCGGTGACGGTGTCGGTATGGCTATCCGCGCTGGCGTGCCGGTGCAGGATATGGAGATGTGGCAGTTCCACCCAACCGGTATCGCCGGCGCGGGCGTTCTGGTAACAGAAGGCTGCCGAGGTGAAGGTGGCTACCTGCTGAACAAACACGGCGAGCGCTTCATGGAGCGTTATGCCCCGAATGCGAAAGACCTGGCGGGTCGTGACGTGGTGGCGCGTTCCATCATGATCGAAATCCGTGAAGGCCGCGGCTGTGACGGCCCATGGGGGCCACACGCCAAGCTGAAGCTCGACCACCTGGGTAAAGAAGTTCTGGAGTCCCGTCTGCCGGGCATCCTGGAACTGTCCCGCACCTTCGCACACGTCGACCCGGTGAAAGAGCCGATTCCGGTTATCCCAACCTGCCACTACATGATGGGCGGTATTCCAACCAAAGTGACCGGTCAGGCGCTGACCGTGAACGAGCAGGGCGAAGACGTGGTTATTCCTGGCCTGTTCGCGGTAGGCGAAATTGCCTGCGTATCCGTACACGGTGCAAACCGTCTGGGCGGCAACTCTCTACTGGACCTGGTGGTGTTTGGTCGTGCAGTGGGTCTGCATCTGCAGGAGTCCATTGCCGAGCAGGGCGCGCTGCGTGACGCGACTGACGACGAAATTGATGCCTCTCTTGAGCGCCTCAACCGCTGGAACGGTAACCGCAATGGCGAAGATCCGGTGGAAATCCGTAAAGCGCTGCAGGAATGTATGCAGCACAACTTCTCGGTATTCCGCGAAGGCGACGCGATGGCCAAAGGTCTTGAGCAGCTGAAAGCGATCCGCGAGCGTCTGAAAAATGCCCGTCTGGACGACACCTCCAGCGAGTTCAACACCCAGCGCGTCGAGTGCCTGGAGCTGGATAACCTGATGGAAACCGCGTTCGCGACGGCGATGTCGGCAAACTTCCGTACCGAAAGCCGTGGCGCGCATAGCCGCTTCGACTTCCCGGATCGTGATGACGAAAACTGGCTGTGCCATTCCCTGTATCTGCCAGAGTCGGAATCCATGACGCGTCGTAGCGTCAATATGGAACCGAAACTGCGTCCGGCGTTCCCGCCGAAGATTCGTACTTACTAA
- the sdhB gene encoding succinate dehydrogenase iron-sulfur subunit SdhB — MKLEFSVYRYNPDVDDAPRMQDYTLEAEEGRDMMLLDALIQLKEKDPTLSFRRSCREGVCGSDGVNMNGKNGLACITPISALQRPGQKIVIRPLPGLPVVRDLVVDMGQFYAQYEKIKPYLLNNGQNPPAREHLQSPEQREKLDGLYECILCACCSTSCPSFWWNPDKFIGPAGLLAAYRFLIDSRDTETDSRLEGLSDAFSVFRCHSIMNCVSVCPKGLNPTRAIGHIKSMLLQRSA; from the coding sequence ATGAAACTCGAATTCTCAGTTTATCGTTATAACCCGGATGTTGATGACGCTCCGCGTATGCAGGACTACACCCTGGAAGCGGAAGAAGGTCGCGACATGATGCTGCTGGATGCCTTAATCCAGCTGAAAGAAAAAGATCCTACGCTGTCGTTCCGCCGCTCCTGTCGTGAAGGGGTTTGTGGCTCTGACGGTGTGAACATGAACGGCAAAAATGGCCTGGCCTGCATCACGCCAATTTCAGCGCTGCAGCGTCCTGGTCAGAAAATTGTTATCCGTCCTCTGCCAGGCCTGCCGGTCGTGCGTGATTTGGTGGTAGACATGGGGCAATTCTATGCACAATATGAGAAGATTAAGCCTTACTTATTGAATAATGGGCAAAATCCACCTGCTCGCGAGCACTTACAGTCTCCTGAGCAGCGTGAAAAACTCGATGGGTTGTACGAGTGTATTCTCTGCGCATGCTGTTCAACGTCCTGCCCGTCGTTCTGGTGGAACCCGGACAAGTTTATCGGCCCGGCCGGTCTGCTGGCTGCCTATCGCTTCCTGATCGATAGCCGCGACACCGAAACCGACAGCCGTCTGGAAGGACTGAGTGACGCTTTCAGCGTATTCCGCTGCCATAGCATCATGAACTGCGTCAGTGTGTGTCCGAAGGGGCTGAACCCGACGCGCGCCATCGGCCATATTAAGTCGATGCTGCTGCAGCGCAGTGCGTAA
- the sucA gene encoding 2-oxoglutarate dehydrogenase E1 component, translating to MQNGAMKAWLDSSFLSGANQSWIEQLYEDFLTDPDSVDANWRSMFQQLPGTGVKPDQFHSKTRDYFRRLAKDASRYSSAISDPDTNAKQVKVLQLINAYRFRGHQHANLDPLGLWKQDRVADLDPAYHDLTEADFQESFNVGSFAIGKDTMKLGDLIDALKQTYCGSIGAEYMHITSTEEKRWIQQRIESVAGHATFSADEKKRFLNELTAAEGLERYLGAKFPGAKRFSLEGGDALVPMLKELIRHAGKSGTREVVLGMAHRGRLNVLVNVLGKKPQDLFDEFAGKHKEHLGTGDVKYHMGFSSDIETEGGLVHLALAFNPSHLEIVSPVVIGSVRARLDRLDEPSSNKVLPITIHGDAAVTGQGVVQETLNMSKARGYEVGGTVRIVINNQVGFTTSNPLDARSTPYCTDIGKMVQAPIFHVNADDPEAVAFVTRLALDFRNTFKRDVFIDLFCYRRHGHNEADEPSATQPLMYQKIKKHPTPRKIYADKLESDKVTTLEDATEMVNLYRDALDAGECVVKELRPMNMHSFTWSPYLNHEWDESYPNKVEMKRLQELAKRISTVPDAIEMQSRVQKIYADRQSMAAGEKLFDWGGAETLAYATLVDEGIPVRLSGEDAGRGTFFHRHAVVHNQSNGSTYTPLQHVHNGQGQFKVWDSVLSEEAVLAFEYGYATAEPRTLTIWEAQFGDFANGAQVVIDQFISSGEQKWGRMCGLVMLLPHGYEGQGPEHSSARLERYLQLCAEQNMQVCVPSTPAQVYHMLRRQALRGMRRPLVVMSPKSLLRHPLAVSSLEELANGTFLPAIGEIDELDPQGVKRVVMCSGKVYYDLLEQRRKNDQKDVAIVRIEQLYPFPHQAMQEVLKQYAHVHDFVWCQEEPLNQGAWYCSQHHFREVIPFGSALRYAGRPASASPAVGYMSVHQKQQQDLVNDALNVD from the coding sequence ATGCAGAACGGCGCAATGAAAGCCTGGCTGGACTCTTCTTTCCTTTCTGGTGCGAACCAGAGCTGGATTGAACAGCTCTATGAAGACTTCTTAACCGATCCTGACTCAGTGGACGCAAACTGGCGTTCCATGTTCCAGCAGTTGCCTGGCACAGGGGTCAAACCGGATCAATTCCATTCCAAAACACGTGATTATTTCCGTCGTCTGGCGAAGGATGCCTCACGTTACTCTTCTGCGATTTCCGACCCTGACACCAATGCGAAGCAGGTCAAAGTCCTGCAGCTTATCAACGCTTATCGCTTCCGCGGTCACCAGCATGCGAATCTCGATCCGCTGGGACTGTGGAAACAAGACCGTGTGGCCGATCTCGATCCGGCGTATCACGATCTGACCGAGGCCGATTTCCAGGAAAGCTTTAACGTAGGTTCCTTTGCCATCGGCAAAGACACGATGAAGCTGGGCGATCTGATTGACGCGCTCAAGCAAACCTACTGCGGCTCCATCGGCGCGGAATACATGCACATTACCTCTACCGAAGAGAAACGCTGGATCCAGCAGCGCATCGAATCCGTAGCGGGCCACGCGACCTTCTCGGCTGACGAGAAAAAACGCTTCCTGAACGAACTGACCGCAGCGGAAGGGCTTGAGCGCTATCTGGGCGCGAAATTCCCGGGCGCAAAACGCTTCTCGCTGGAAGGCGGCGACGCGCTGGTGCCGATGCTGAAAGAGCTGATTCGTCACGCAGGCAAGAGCGGCACCCGTGAAGTGGTTCTGGGCATGGCGCACCGTGGTCGTCTGAACGTGCTGGTCAACGTGCTGGGTAAAAAACCGCAGGACCTGTTCGACGAGTTCGCGGGCAAACATAAAGAACACCTCGGCACCGGCGACGTGAAGTACCACATGGGCTTCTCGTCGGATATCGAAACCGAAGGCGGTCTGGTTCACCTGGCGCTGGCGTTTAACCCGTCACACCTGGAAATCGTTAGCCCGGTGGTTATCGGTTCCGTGCGTGCGCGTCTGGATCGTCTGGACGAGCCGAGCAGCAATAAAGTTCTGCCAATCACCATCCACGGTGATGCGGCGGTTACAGGGCAGGGCGTGGTTCAGGAAACCCTGAACATGTCGAAAGCGCGTGGTTACGAAGTGGGCGGTACCGTTCGCATCGTGATCAACAACCAGGTGGGCTTTACCACCTCTAACCCGCTTGACGCGCGTTCTACCCCGTACTGCACCGACATCGGTAAGATGGTGCAGGCGCCGATCTTCCACGTTAACGCGGATGACCCGGAAGCCGTTGCTTTCGTTACCCGGCTGGCGCTGGATTTCCGTAATACCTTTAAACGCGATGTGTTCATTGACCTCTTCTGCTACCGCCGTCACGGCCACAACGAAGCGGACGAGCCAAGTGCAACCCAGCCGTTGATGTACCAGAAAATCAAAAAACACCCGACCCCGCGCAAAATCTATGCTGACAAGCTGGAGAGCGACAAAGTGACGACGCTGGAAGATGCGACCGAAATGGTCAACCTCTACCGCGACGCGCTGGATGCGGGTGAATGCGTGGTCAAAGAGCTGCGCCCGATGAACATGCACTCCTTTACCTGGTCGCCGTACCTCAACCACGAGTGGGATGAGAGCTACCCGAACAAGGTTGAGATGAAGCGCCTGCAGGAGCTGGCTAAACGCATCAGCACCGTACCGGACGCTATCGAGATGCAGTCTCGTGTGCAGAAAATCTACGCTGACCGTCAGTCCATGGCGGCAGGCGAGAAGCTGTTCGACTGGGGCGGCGCGGAAACGCTGGCCTACGCAACGCTGGTTGACGAAGGTATTCCTGTTCGTCTGTCCGGTGAAGATGCGGGTCGTGGGACCTTCTTCCACCGTCACGCGGTTGTTCACAACCAGTCCAACGGTTCAACCTACACCCCGCTGCAGCACGTGCACAACGGTCAGGGCCAGTTCAAGGTTTGGGACTCCGTGCTGTCTGAAGAAGCGGTTCTGGCCTTCGAATACGGTTACGCCACCGCTGAACCGCGCACCCTGACCATCTGGGAAGCGCAGTTCGGTGACTTCGCCAACGGTGCGCAGGTGGTGATCGACCAGTTCATCTCCTCCGGCGAGCAGAAGTGGGGCCGTATGTGTGGCCTGGTAATGCTGCTGCCGCACGGTTATGAAGGTCAGGGTCCGGAGCACTCCTCCGCGCGTCTGGAACGTTATCTGCAGCTTTGCGCCGAGCAGAACATGCAGGTCTGCGTACCGTCCACCCCGGCTCAGGTCTACCACATGCTGCGTCGTCAGGCGCTGCGCGGTATGCGCCGTCCGCTGGTGGTGATGTCGCCGAAATCCCTGCTGCGTCACCCGCTGGCGGTGTCGAGCCTGGAAGAACTGGCGAACGGAACCTTCCTGCCAGCCATCGGTGAAATTGACGAGTTGGATCCGCAGGGCGTGAAGCGCGTGGTGATGTGTTCTGGTAAGGTTTATTACGACCTGCTGGAACAGCGCCGCAAGAACGATCAGAAAGATGTCGCCATCGTGCGTATCGAACAGCTTTATCCGTTCCCGCATCAGGCGATGCAGGAAGTGCTGAAACAATATGCTCACGTACATGATTTTGTCTGGTGCCAGGAAGAGCCGCTTAACCAGGGCGCATGGTACTGCAGCCAGCATCATTTCCGTGAAGTGATTCCATTTGGGTCAGCCCTGCGCTATGCAGGTCGCCCGGCCTCCGCCTCTCCGGCGGTAGGGTATATGTCCGTTCACCAGAAGCAGCAACAAGATCTGGTCAATGACGCGCTGAACGTCGATTAA
- the odhB gene encoding 2-oxoglutarate dehydrogenase complex dihydrolipoyllysine-residue succinyltransferase yields the protein MSSVDILVPDLPESVADATVATWHKKPGDAVKRDEVLVEIETDKVVLEVPASADGVLDAVLEDEGTTVTSRQILGRLREGNSAGKESSAKSEEKASTPAQRQQASLEEQSNDALSPAIRRLLAEHSLDPAAIKGTGVGGRLTREDIDKHLAKAPAQAEAKAPAAAPAAQPALGARSEKRVPMTRLRKRVAERLLEAKNSTAMLTTFNEVNMKPIMDLRKQYGDAFEKRHGIRLGFMSFYVKAVVEALKRYPEVNASIDGDDVVYHNYFDVSMAVSTPRGLVTPVLRDVDTLGMADIEKNIKELAVKGRDGKLTVDDLTGGNFTITNGGVFGSLMSTPIINPPQSAILGMHAIKDRPMAVDGKVEILPMMYLALSYDHRLIDGRESVGFLVAIKELLEDPTRLLLDV from the coding sequence ATGAGTAGCGTAGATATTCTTGTTCCCGACCTGCCTGAATCCGTAGCAGATGCGACCGTCGCTACCTGGCACAAAAAACCAGGCGATGCCGTTAAGCGCGATGAAGTGCTGGTAGAAATCGAAACTGACAAAGTGGTACTGGAAGTACCGGCTTCGGCGGATGGCGTTCTGGACGCGGTGCTGGAAGATGAAGGTACTACCGTAACCTCTCGTCAGATCCTGGGTCGCCTGCGTGAAGGCAACAGCGCGGGCAAAGAGTCCAGCGCGAAATCTGAAGAGAAAGCCTCTACGCCGGCTCAGCGCCAGCAGGCTTCGCTGGAAGAACAGTCTAACGACGCCCTCAGCCCGGCGATCCGTCGCCTGCTGGCTGAGCACAGCCTTGACCCGGCAGCCATCAAAGGCACCGGTGTGGGCGGTCGTCTGACCCGTGAAGACATCGACAAGCACCTGGCGAAAGCGCCTGCTCAGGCAGAAGCGAAAGCCCCTGCGGCAGCACCAGCAGCACAGCCTGCACTGGGCGCCCGCAGCGAAAAACGCGTGCCGATGACTCGCCTGCGCAAGCGCGTGGCCGAACGTCTGCTGGAAGCGAAAAACTCCACCGCGATGCTGACCACCTTCAACGAAGTGAACATGAAGCCAATCATGGACCTGCGCAAGCAGTACGGTGACGCGTTTGAAAAACGTCACGGTATCCGTCTGGGCTTTATGTCCTTCTACGTAAAAGCGGTAGTTGAAGCGCTGAAACGCTACCCGGAAGTGAACGCGTCTATTGACGGTGATGACGTGGTTTACCACAACTATTTCGACGTCAGCATGGCGGTTTCTACTCCACGCGGCCTGGTAACGCCGGTTCTGCGTGATGTGGATACCCTGGGTATGGCTGATATCGAGAAAAACATTAAAGAGCTGGCTGTTAAAGGCCGCGACGGCAAGCTGACCGTAGACGACCTGACCGGCGGTAACTTCACCATTACCAACGGCGGCGTATTCGGCTCGCTGATGTCTACCCCGATCATTAACCCGCCGCAGAGCGCGATCCTGGGTATGCATGCCATTAAAGATCGCCCTATGGCGGTAGACGGTAAAGTTGAGATCCTGCCAATGATGTACCTGGCGCTCTCTTACGATCACCGCCTGATCGACGGCCGCGAGTCCGTGGGCTTCCTGGTCGCGATTAAAGAGCTGCTGGAAGATCCAACCCGTCTGCTGCTGGACGTCTAG